The stretch of DNA TTTGGTTCCATTCTAATAGTACAATGGTGTGGTTTCCCAACTTCAAATTCTCAAATATTGTGTAATATGCAGTAGATGAGGGAATCCCGCTCATTATGGTGACTGTTTTGCCTACTTTGTAAAAGTGGAGGCCGCACTCGCCAACCAGTGATGTTATGGCTGATGATGCGTGGATTGTGTCAGTTTTTATTCCATCTTGGATTGCGCGCACACGCAACTCGATATGCGTTGTGGCAATGTATGGGTCACCATACGACAATAACGCGACATTGCAGTTCTTTGCTGCCTCTAGGATTTCTTTTCCGTCCTCGACTAGCCACCTTGGCGCCAGCTTGAACTGTCCATTTGTTATTTCTTGGAGAAACTTTGTCTGGTTTTCTGGCATGGGGCTTGTAAACTGCTCAAAATACACAACGTCTGACTCTGAGATTGTTTTTCTTGCCTTTTCAGATAGTGCTTGCGAGCCGCCAATTCCTAGGCCAACAAAGACTAGCATTACTTTTCGGTCTTTGCGTCGTGCAGTCGTTTTAGGTGATGCAGAGTGTTTCGGATTACTTCGATGCCACGGAGGTATTCATTCATGGATACTCGCTCATCTATTGTGTGAGATGCGTGCGGATCTCCTGGGCCATATGTTACAACAGGAATGTTCCACAGTGTGCCAATAATGTTCATGTCGCCTGTCCCTGTTTTTCTAATCAGTGCTGGACGCTTGCGCTCTACGTCCATTACTCCAAGTGTGAATGCTCGAACCAGGGGTGAGTTCATTGGCGCCTCAAACGGCTCGGTTTCGTCTATTACAGAGTATAGTGCTTCTACTTGCTGCTTTGATGACAGCTCTGCTACCTTGGTTGCAATTTTTTCTCCCACTGCCTTGCAGTTGAGCGTTACTGGGATCCTAATGTCCATTATGGTGTTGCATTCCTTTGGGGTGACGTTGTGGCTGTCACCTCCCTTGATTTCAGTAATGGTTGCAGTCAGCATCATTCCTTTTGATTGGCCTTCCTGGTTTTCCTCCAGTGCTTTTTTGAGCTCTGTGGTGAACTTCATGGATTCTTCGATTGCGTTTCTTGCAAGCCATGGGGCGGATGCGTGTGCCGAATCACCCACGTTGATTCTGAGATTGATTGCAATTCTTCCCTTGTAAGCTATTGTGACATTTGTAATTCCTGATGGCTCGCCAAAGACGGCATAGTCGATGTCGAGCTTTTGCTTTGCCAGGTTTTTGATTCCTGTTGCATTTCCTTCCTCGTCTACTGCTCCAACAAAAATTATGGTGCCATTATTTTTGTGGACAGTGGATGCTGCAAGTAACATTGCCATCAGTGGCGCCTTGGCATCGGATGCTCCCCTGCCGTATAGAAAGTCGCCTTCCTTTCGGACCTTTACTTTGCCCGGCACTGTGTCCATGTGGCCGCAAAGCAAGACTCGAGGAGAACCAGAGCCTATAGTTGCAATTAGGTTTCCCACTTCGTCGATTTTGATGTTGTCAAATCCCAGATCGTCGCACTTGTCTGCCAGAAATTCTGCCATTGGCTTTTCAGCTAGTGACGGCGTGTACAGACGCAGCGCTTTCTCTAGCATTTTAATAGAGAACCTTGGGGTTATTGTAAATGACGAGTCCATTTTTTTAATTTCCTGATTTTACTGCGTATTCTAAAATCTTTGCGGCAATGTTGACGCCGGTGACCCGGGCAACGTTTCTGTATTCGGTAGTGTTGTTTATTTCGTGAATTACTAGGCCGCGCTCTTTGCTCTCCATGAGGTCAATTCCAACTATCTGACCCTTGACGCAGTCCTTTGCCTTGATGCAGACTTCTTCTAGTTCTGGGGTTATCTCGCATACTTCGGCAGTGCCTCCTAGGTGGGTGTTTGTCTTCCAGTTTTCTGTGGTGGAATTGCGATATATGGCGCCTACCACCTCGTCTCCAATTACTATGGCTCTAATGTCGCGTGGTGGCCTTTGCACAAATTCTTCTAAATAATGAATCTGGTAAATTGGGTACATTTTTTCCCGCTCTTCTATGATTCCTTCGGCTGCCTCTCGGTTGTTGAGCCTCTGGACCATTCTGCCCCAACTGCCTACGGTTGGCTTGATCACCTTTGGATAGCCAATCCTATCCAGTGCATCTAGTGCAGAATCCTTGGAAAATGCCACACTCACATATGGCGTTTCAATTCCTGCGTTTCTTAGCAAGGTATGTGTGAATAATTTGTTGCCGGCATAGACTCCGCAGTACAAATTGTTAATTACATTTGCGCCCATCCCCTCCAGTGCCGCAGTTGCGTGCAGATTCCTGTAATAGCTGACGCATCTTTGAAGTACTGTATTGTATTGGGATTTTTTGTCAATGTCTAGCACGAGATTCTTACAGTCTACCATTTCGATTTTGATGCCAAGTTTTTCGGCCGCCTCGGTGAGGGCTTTTTCTTCTGGTCGAACAGTATCGTAGAGAATCGTTATCGGGTGGCTCACTGGCCCCAGTCCTCTCCGACGCTTTGAGCTGGCTTTAGCCCAAATCCGCCTGAGGCCTTGGTTATCTCAAAACTTGCACCACAATCTGGGCAAGTTACCAGTTCGCCTTCTACGGCATCACTTGGAATTGAAATATCCGAATCACATTCAGCACATTTTGCCATGGTTAATCCTTGCTGTCCTTTGCGTCATTAATTATCTTTCTTTCAAGTTTGTTGTCAAGTGGGATTTCCAGCAGGTCGCCCATTCTGAGGTTTTTAAGACCTGCAGCTACTGCCTTTGCCTGGTTGTCGTCCTTTGGCAGTCCAAGTAACGACATTAGGTATGCCGAGCCGCTTTTGCCGGCTAGCTCCCCAAAGACGATTCTTCGCCTGTTGCCTACTACTCTTGGCGGAATTGGCTCGTAAGCTGCCGGGTTTCTTAGAATGGCTGCCAGGTGGGTTCCTGCCTTGTGCTTGTATGCTGTTGGGCCCACAATTGGCTTGGAGTCATATGGTGGAATGCCGGTGTATTCTTCGATTAGTCTTGATAGGTCAGTTAGCATGTCTAGTCTGAAATCATTTGGAGACCTGTACAGATACGTCATTGCAACTGCTACTTCTGCCAAAGACGGTATGCCCGTTCTCTCGCCAATTCCGTCTATTGTGGTGTGGATTTGGTCTGCCCCTGCATCAATTCCTGCAAATGCGTTTGCAACGGCTAGGCCGATATCATTATGGCAGTGCACATCAAGTGGGACCTTGATTTTTTCTTTGACCATTTTTACAAAGTTAAACATGCCCTTTGGCCTCATTATTCCTACAGTGTCTGGCAGACTAATTCTGTCAACGCCTGCTTCCTCGATTGCCTTGCATACTTTGAGCAGAAATTCCGGATCTGCACGGGAACCATCCTCTACAGTGAATCTCATTTTTAGGCCATGTGATTTTGCATATTCTACTGTCTCTACTGCCCTGCGCAATGCTTCCTCTCGGGTGATTCTCAGCTTGTCCTTCATGTGAATATCAGATATTCCAAGATAGGTTGCAGTCCACTTTGGATCACACTTTAGTGCAACGTCTACGTCTTCCTTTAGTGCGCGAACATGCGCTACAATGTCTGCCTTGAGGCCTTGCTTGATGATTGTCTTTGTCGCTTCGAAATGATCCTCAGATACTACTGGTGAAATCTCAATTTGGTCTACGCCAAAATAATCAAGCATCCATGCAATTTGGATTCTCTGCTTGTTGGTAAATGTCACACCTGGGTGCTGTTCGCCCTCTCGAAGCGTACTGTCCAGTACGTGGATTTTTCTCGGCTTTTTGTCGTATTCGTTGTGCAGGTGCGCGTAATAGTTTGGGTCGCTCATTTGCAGAGATAGCAAGCCGTAATACTAGTTATAAACAATTCGTACTAGAAACGGCATAAATCAGAGTAAAGCATGGTGAATTTCGGCTAGAAGCGAAAAAACTGGTTCGAATTTCGCTTTACGTTACTTCGCGCAGTATTATTACGGTGTTTGTGTCTGATACGCCTGGCACTTTGCGTAGTGAGTCAATTGCCAAATTAATCTCTGTGATATTTGGAGATGAAATTATCACTGCAATGTCGTACTGTCCAGTGATTTCGTACACTGTCTTTACTCCGTCTAATTTGGTGAGTCTTGCAGACACCTTTGATGTGTCCATTGATGATTCCACTGATATGAGTACGATTGCCTTGGTAGAATTTTGCTCGCCGATTTCTATTGTGAATTTTTTGATTATCTGGTTGTCGGTGAGATTTTTGACTCGACGTCTAACTGCGGACTCTGAGAGCTTGAGTTTCTTGCCGATATCAACAAATGATTCCCTGGAGTCGTCCTTTAGGATTTTTAGAATTTCGTCGTCTACTTTATCCTTGTACATTCTTTCTTCTCTCCGATTCCTTGGTAAATAACCTATCTAGTACTTCTAATACTTTTGTTATTTCTGCCTCACTCATTACTAGAGGTGGTAGGAATCGGAGTATGTTTCTGCCTGAATACAACAGCAAGACTCCCTCTTGTATGCCGTCTAATAGTATGTCCTTTACTTCGAATTTCATCTCCACTCCAATCATCATGCCTTTACCTCGGACATCTCGGATGATTGGGTGTTTTTGTTTTAGCTTTTCTAGGCCTTCCATGAATATTTTGCCCATCTTGGCTGCATTGTCGACTAGTCCGTCTTGGGTTAATGCCTGGATTGTTGCAATTCCAGCTGCGCATGATAATGGGTTTCCGCCAAATGTGGAGGAATGCTCGCCCTTGCTCATTGCTGCCAATATATCTGGCCTAGTCAGCGTTGCACTCATTGGAACGCCGCCTGCAATTCCTTTTGCCAAGCACATGATATCTGGGATCGTATTCCAGTGGTCCGACGCCCACATCTTGCCAGTTCTGCCAAGTCCAGCTTGGATTTCGTCAAAGATTAGCAGGATTCCGCGCTCATCGCACAGCTTTCGAACATCTTGGAGGAATCCGTCTGGGGCTACATTGATTCCGCTTTCTCCCTGGATTGGCTCCATTATCACAAATGCGGTATCGAAATCAATTTTGGTTCGCAGTGTTTCAATGTCGCCAAATGGTGAGAACGCCACTTTTTCTACCAGCGGCATGAATGATTTTCTGTATTTTGGATTAAATGTTACAGACAGTGATCCAAGTGACTTTCCGTGATATGATCCGTTCATTGCAACCATTCCTGATTTGCCGGTGAACTTTCTTGCAAATTTTATTGCGGCCTCTACTGCCTCTGTGCCACTATTACCCATGTGCACCTGTGTTAGTCCCTTTGGCGCAATTCTCATTAAATTGTCAAGGAATTCTTCTCTGGTCTTGTTGTATAATGATGTGTGGACCGTGATTATTTTGTCTAATTGTGCCTTGAGTGCGGCCACTACCCGTGGGTTTCTGTGGCCTACCAGTGCAACGCCATATCCGCCCATGCAGTCGATGTATTCTTTGCCGTTGATGTCGTAGAGTTTTGCACCTTCGCCGCGCTCTATAGTAACTGGGAAGCGCTGGTACATATTTCCAAGATAATTGTCTTCAGTCATTTTGTGATCACCGTGCATTTTGTGTGGGATATGGCAGATGAGATTGGGTTTTCTCGCTGGCCGTTGCCGATTAGTGCCTCTTTTACTCCCATGTCTAGTGCCTCTGTTGCAGCCAGGATTTTTTTCTCCATGCCAAAGCCCACCTTTGGCCTAATCTCTTTGGCTTCTGCATTTGTCATCTTTTCCACTAGCTTGTCGTTCATTAGCAGGCCGTCGACATTTGTGATAAAGAGAATCTTGTCGCTCTGGATTGCGCCTGCAACGTTTGCAGCTGCGCGGTCTCCGTCGATATTTAGCATGTCGAATTCCTTGGATACGGCAATTGGGGAGATTACCGGCGTGTAGCCTTTTTCTAATAATAATTTGAGCAGGTCTGCGTTTACCTTGGTTACTTTACCAGTATAGCCGCCGTCGATGATCTGCTTTCTGCCCTTGTCGTTTATGATTACTAGCTTTTCCTTTCGCTCTGCAACAAAGATCTGGCCGTCAATTCCTGACAGTCCTATAGCATTGATTCCGTGCTTTTGCAGCATTTGTACAATGGATTTGTTGATTTTGCCAGACATTACCATGGTGAATATTTCTGCAGTTTCCTTGTCGGTGTATCTTGATTTGATTCCGCCGGGGGACACTACGAACTTGGGCTCTTTTCCAAGCAATTCGCATGTCCTGGTTACCTCTTTTCCTCCACCGTGTACCAAAATGACTCCTTCTTGCTCTGCAACCTTTTTGATGTCAGATATGGTACTTGGATGAAGATTTTCTACGACGCTTCCGCCGATTTTGATTGTAATCATTTCTTAAACTGGGGTTAGTGGCGAATATCTTAGTCCGTCCATTTCATCAAAGCCTGCCATAATGTTCATGTTTTGTATGGCAGAGCCTGCTGCGCCCTTCATTAGGTTGTCTGATGCAGATAATGCGACTAGTCGGTGGTTGTCCTCATCGATATCAAATCCAATGTCGCAGAAATTAGAGCCTACCACAAACTTTGGATCTGGGAACTTGTAGAGGCCTTTCTTGTCTCGGATTAGTCTGATGAATCGCTCGTTTTTGTACATTTCACGGTACATTTTCCAGAGATCAATTTCACTGACCTCCTTTGTGAGAAATGTGTGGTTTGTACATAATATTCCTCGAACAATATCCACTGCGTGTGGGCTCATTGATACTTTGATTGGCTTTCCTGCGATCTCTGATAATTCTTGCTCTATTTCGCCTGTGTGTCTGTGCTTTGCTGGCTTGTATGGTCGAATTACACCTGAACGCATTGCGTGGTGTGTTCCTGCAACACTGCCTGCTCCCGCACCTGAAGAGCCGATTTTAGAATCTACTACAATATGCTCAGTGTCGATAATGTTGTTTTTGACAAGTGGTGCTATAGCTAACATTGATGTTACTGCCATGCAGCCTGGGCATGACACTAGTTGTGCATTTCTGATCTTTTCTCGGTGCAGTTCTGGCACGCCAAAGACTGATTTTGCTAGATACTCTGGGTGTGGGTGCTCCCATCCATACCATTTTACGTATGCTTCTTTATTGTGTAAACGATAATCTGCTGACAAATCCACGACCTTGAGACCTCTGTCGTACAAGGCCTTGACAATTTCTGTTGCTGTTCCGTGTGGGACTGCAGTAAACACTAGGTCGCACTTGTCTGACATTCTGTCATAGTCTAGCTCTGAAAATGTCAGCTCGGTAAATCCTTTGAGTGCCGGCTGGACTCGATGTAGGTATTCTCCAACATATTGACGTGATGTAACTTGGGTGATCTCTACTTTGGGATGTGTGACTAGTAATCGTAGCATTTCTCCTCCGACATAACCTGATGCTCCGACTACACCTACTCGCAACATGTTCCTACACTGAATATGGTATAATTTATTGTATTCTGCATCAGAAAAAAATTTATTCAATTTCATATAGTTCAGTTTTTGTTGGCAAAATCTGATCGCGATTTAATCAAAAAACGAAAAGCTGACTATAACCGAAGCCGGTACAAAAAAGACCCCGAGTTTAAGGCCAGGCTAAAAGAGTCGTATAGGAAATGGTATGCCAAAAACAAAAAATCCGTAATAGAGAGAATTTCTAGGAATCACCAAAAAAACCATGATGATTATTTGCAATACCAAAAAGAACACTATCGATATCTCAAGTACAGACGAAAATATGCTTCAAAATCTGGTTAGTTATTTTCTGATTTGACTTACTGCGAATTTTACCATTTCCTGCGGGATGTTTTTCTTTGCCACTCTGGCTAGTCCCTTGAATTCCACGGTGTTGTTCACTTCATGACATACAAGGCCCCGAGTTTTATCCTCCATCAAGTCAATTCCTAGAATTCCGCCGCCGACTGCTTTGGAAGCCTTGAGGCAAATGTCTTCTACTTCTGGTGTGATCTCACATAATTCTGGGTCTCCACCTAGTGCAATGTTTGTCTTAAAATCGCCTTGCGATTTGCGATACATTGCTGCTACTACCTGGTCGCCAACTGTGATAGCTCGAATGTCGCGTGGGGGCCTGTCTATCATTTCTTGCAAATAGTATATTCTGTCATGCGAGCCGTCTTCGATGTCGCGCATTTCTATTATGGCTTCAGTAGTGTCTTTGTCGCGCAATGGCATGACGCCCCTGCCCCAGCTTCCAATTACTGGCTTTATCACAATTGGATAGCCGACTTTGTTTATCAGATTCATTGCCTCTTCTGATGAAAATGCAAAGTATGTCTTTGGTGTTGGAACGCCTGCTTTTTTTAGCAATAATGATGTGACCATTTTGTTTCCGCAGTTATCAGCTACCTTGTGGGAATTGATAACCGGGACATCCAAAAATTCTAAACAAGAGGTAAAGTGCAAGCCTCGAAAATAGCTTACACATCTTTCTAGGACTACGTCGCCAAAGTCAACATCAGCTCGCTTGCTTTCTGTGCTTAGCTGCGTAATTTTTGCATCCAGCATTATTGTATCGTGCCCAAGGGCGCTTGATGCATCTTGGAGCATCTTC from Candidatus Nitrosotenuis aquarius encodes:
- a CDS encoding M20/M25/M40 family metallo-hydrolase, producing the protein MDSSFTITPRFSIKMLEKALRLYTPSLAEKPMAEFLADKCDDLGFDNIKIDEVGNLIATIGSGSPRVLLCGHMDTVPGKVKVRKEGDFLYGRGASDAKAPLMAMLLAASTVHKNNGTIIFVGAVDEEGNATGIKNLAKQKLDIDYAVFGEPSGITNVTIAYKGRIAINLRINVGDSAHASAPWLARNAIEESMKFTTELKKALEENQEGQSKGMMLTATITEIKGGDSHNVTPKECNTIMDIRIPVTLNCKAVGEKIATKVAELSSKQQVEALYSVIDETEPFEAPMNSPLVRAFTLGVMDVERKRPALIRKTGTGDMNIIGTLWNIPVVTYGPGDPHASHTIDERVSMNEYLRGIEVIRNTLHHLKRLHDAKTEK
- the lysX gene encoding lysine biosynthesis protein LysX, translating into MSHPITILYDTVRPEEKALTEAAEKLGIKIEMVDCKNLVLDIDKKSQYNTVLQRCVSYYRNLHATAALEGMGANVINNLYCGVYAGNKLFTHTLLRNAGIETPYVSVAFSKDSALDALDRIGYPKVIKPTVGSWGRMVQRLNNREAAEGIIEEREKMYPIYQIHYLEEFVQRPPRDIRAIVIGDEVVGAIYRNSTTENWKTNTHLGGTAEVCEITPELEEVCIKAKDCVKGQIVGIDLMESKERGLVIHEINNTTEYRNVARVTGVNIAAKILEYAVKSGN
- the lysW/argW gene encoding alpha-aminoadipate/glutamate carrier protein LysW, with the translated sequence MAKCAECDSDISIPSDAVEGELVTCPDCGASFEITKASGGFGLKPAQSVGEDWGQ
- a CDS encoding LeuA family protein, which produces MSDPNYYAHLHNEYDKKPRKIHVLDSTLREGEQHPGVTFTNKQRIQIAWMLDYFGVDQIEISPVVSEDHFEATKTIIKQGLKADIVAHVRALKEDVDVALKCDPKWTATYLGISDIHMKDKLRITREEALRRAVETVEYAKSHGLKMRFTVEDGSRADPEFLLKVCKAIEEAGVDRISLPDTVGIMRPKGMFNFVKMVKEKIKVPLDVHCHNDIGLAVANAFAGIDAGADQIHTTIDGIGERTGIPSLAEVAVAMTYLYRSPNDFRLDMLTDLSRLIEEYTGIPPYDSKPIVGPTAYKHKAGTHLAAILRNPAAYEPIPPRVVGNRRRIVFGELAGKSGSAYLMSLLGLPKDDNQAKAVAAGLKNLRMGDLLEIPLDNKLERKIINDAKDSKD
- the lysM gene encoding HTH-type transcriptional regulator LysM; the protein is MYKDKVDDEILKILKDDSRESFVDIGKKLKLSESAVRRRVKNLTDNQIIKKFTIEIGEQNSTKAIVLISVESSMDTSKVSARLTKLDGVKTVYEITGQYDIAVIISSPNITEINLAIDSLRKVPGVSDTNTVIILREVT
- a CDS encoding aspartate aminotransferase family protein, which translates into the protein MTEDNYLGNMYQRFPVTIERGEGAKLYDINGKEYIDCMGGYGVALVGHRNPRVVAALKAQLDKIITVHTSLYNKTREEFLDNLMRIAPKGLTQVHMGNSGTEAVEAAIKFARKFTGKSGMVAMNGSYHGKSLGSLSVTFNPKYRKSFMPLVEKVAFSPFGDIETLRTKIDFDTAFVIMEPIQGESGINVAPDGFLQDVRKLCDERGILLIFDEIQAGLGRTGKMWASDHWNTIPDIMCLAKGIAGGVPMSATLTRPDILAAMSKGEHSSTFGGNPLSCAAGIATIQALTQDGLVDNAAKMGKIFMEGLEKLKQKHPIIRDVRGKGMMIGVEMKFEVKDILLDGIQEGVLLLYSGRNILRFLPPLVMSEAEITKVLEVLDRLFTKESERRKNVQG
- a CDS encoding [LysW]-aminoadipate/[LysW]-glutamate kinase → MITIKIGGSVVENLHPSTISDIKKVAEQEGVILVHGGGKEVTRTCELLGKEPKFVVSPGGIKSRYTDKETAEIFTMVMSGKINKSIVQMLQKHGINAIGLSGIDGQIFVAERKEKLVIINDKGRKQIIDGGYTGKVTKVNADLLKLLLEKGYTPVISPIAVSKEFDMLNIDGDRAAANVAGAIQSDKILFITNVDGLLMNDKLVEKMTNAEAKEIRPKVGFGMEKKILAATEALDMGVKEALIGNGQRENPISSAISHTKCTVITK
- the argC gene encoding N-acetyl-gamma-glutamyl-phosphate reductase codes for the protein MRVGVVGASGYVGGEMLRLLVTHPKVEITQVTSRQYVGEYLHRVQPALKGFTELTFSELDYDRMSDKCDLVFTAVPHGTATEIVKALYDRGLKVVDLSADYRLHNKEAYVKWYGWEHPHPEYLAKSVFGVPELHREKIRNAQLVSCPGCMAVTSMLAIAPLVKNNIIDTEHIVVDSKIGSSGAGAGSVAGTHHAMRSGVIRPYKPAKHRHTGEIEQELSEIAGKPIKVSMSPHAVDIVRGILCTNHTFLTKEVSEIDLWKMYREMYKNERFIRLIRDKKGLYKFPDPKFVVGSNFCDIGFDIDEDNHRLVALSASDNLMKGAAGSAIQNMNIMAGFDEMDGLRYSPLTPV
- the lysX gene encoding lysine biosynthesis protein LysX, which produces MSRVCIVFDRIRLEEKMLQDASSALGHDTIMLDAKITQLSTESKRADVDFGDVVLERCVSYFRGLHFTSCLEFLDVPVINSHKVADNCGNKMVTSLLLKKAGVPTPKTYFAFSSEEAMNLINKVGYPIVIKPVIGSWGRGVMPLRDKDTTEAIIEMRDIEDGSHDRIYYLQEMIDRPPRDIRAITVGDQVVAAMYRKSQGDFKTNIALGGDPELCEITPEVEDICLKASKAVGGGILGIDLMEDKTRGLVCHEVNNTVEFKGLARVAKKNIPQEMVKFAVSQIRK